The DNA segment CATGCTTTTCTATTTCTTCGTGGAGTTTTTGGACTACGTCAGGCAGGTCCTGGGCTACAGCCCCTTCAACCCGGAACTCTATCAGAGCGAGCAGGAGTGTGAGTAGCCATGCACATCGTCATCGACCTCGTCATTCTGATCGGCACCATCATCATCGGCATTCCCGTTCCGTTCTGCTTCATGGCGGCGGCGCTCTACATGGGCGTCATCTACTTCCCCGACTTCTCCTTCCTGGCCACGGTCGGGTTCCGCGGGCTGAACTCCCTGACGCTGCTGTCCATCCCCTTCTTCATCATGGCGGGCTCCCTGATGAGCTCCGCCGGCATAGCCGAACGGCTCACGAACTTCGCCAACTCCATGCTCGGAAGGATGCGGGGCGGGATGGGGGCCGCAACCATCGTGGCCTGCGCGATCTTCGGGGCGATCTCCGGCACCTGCTCCTCCGCGGTGGCCTGCATCGGCAGCATCATGATCCCGCGGCTCGAGCAGCTGGGCTACCCCAGAAGCTACAGCACCGCCATGGTGAGCTGCGCCTCCGTCCTCGGGCAGCTGATCCCCCCGAGCGTCCCCATGATCCTCTACGGATGGGTGACCCAGCAGTCCGTGGCGGCGTGCTTCCTGGCCACGGTCGTTCCCGGCCTTCTGCTCATGACCATTTTCTGCGTGATCAACTACTTCATGTGCAAGAAAATACCGACGATCCAGGTCGACCCGCCCCTCCCGGCGGCGGAGCGCAACCGGGAGATCCGTCTGGCCTTCAGAAAGGGGATTTGGAGCCTTCTGATGCCCCTGATCATCCTGGGGGGCATTTACGGCGGCGTCACCACCCCGACCGAGTCGGCCGCGGTCGCCGTGGCCTATTCCATCCTGGTGGGCTTCCTGATCCACCGCGAGCTCAAGTTCAAGACGCTCTGGAAGGCCTTCTGCGCCTCCGCGACCACCAGCGGCGTCATCTGCCTCATGCTGTTCTTCGTGACCATCCTGGGGCGGGTCTACACCATGCAGCAGGTCCCCATGAAGATCTCCGAGTACCTGATCGGCCTGTCGGACAACAAGTACGTCATCCTCTTCATGGTCAACATCTTTCTGATCATCATCGGGATGCTCATGGACGACCTCAGCGGGACGATGCTCGTGGCGCCGCTGCTCATGCCCCTGATGCTGAAGATCGGGGTCCATCCCATCCATTTCGCCGCCATCCTGGGGACCAACCTGGGGCTCGGCAACGTCACCCCTCCCACCGCCCCCATCCTCTACCTCGGCGGACGGATCGGGAACGTGCCCATCAACGCCTACATCAAGCCCGCCCTGGTCTTCATGATCGTGGGACACCTCCCGGTCATCCTGTTGACCACGTACCTTCCCGAACTCTCGCTTTGGCTGCCCAGGCTGCTGATGGGCATCCGTTAGGGCGAGAAACCGGGCCGAAGGGGGAGATGAATCCGACGGAAACGCTTTTGTCCCCATACGCTTCTTTTTGTCGCCGCCCCGCGGGCCTCACCGCACCGTTACGCATTCATCCGGTCAGGAGGGATAACACATGAAAAACAGTCGCCGTCTTTTCGTCCTGCTTCTCGCCGCCGCCGTCCTCATGGCATTCTTCTCCGTTCCCGCCGCGGCCGAGCCCGAGTACAAATGGCGCTTGGCCCAGGTCCACCCCGTCGGCAGCGATTACGACACGCGCGCCAAGGAATTCGCCCGCAAGGTGAGCGAGCGCACCAACGGGCGCATCCACATCGACGTCTTCTCCGGCGGAGTTCTGGGGGACTGGACCGAGACCTTCGAAATGCTGATGCGCGGGTCCCTCGAGATGAACATGGCCCAGGCGAACGCCAACTTCGACCCCAAGCTGAACCTGGCCTACTACTTCCCCTATCTGGTGAAGGACATCGAGGAGGCCAAGAAGGTCTACGGCAAGGACGGCTGGGCCTACAAGATCGTCCAGGACCTCTGGGCCGCCCACAACATCAAGGCCCTGGCGGTCATTCCGCTGGGCATGGCGGGGGTCTCCCTGAAGAGCAAGCCCGCCAGCTACGCGGATCCGGAGGTCCACAACAACATGAAGGTCCGCGTCATGCCGATCAAGCCCTGCGAGATGACCTACGAGGCGATGGGCTACATCGCCACCCCGATCCCCTACGCCGAGACC comes from the Fretibacterium sp. OH1220_COT-178 genome and includes:
- a CDS encoding TRAP transporter large permease, whose protein sequence is MHIVIDLVILIGTIIIGIPVPFCFMAAALYMGVIYFPDFSFLATVGFRGLNSLTLLSIPFFIMAGSLMSSAGIAERLTNFANSMLGRMRGGMGAATIVACAIFGAISGTCSSAVACIGSIMIPRLEQLGYPRSYSTAMVSCASVLGQLIPPSVPMILYGWVTQQSVAACFLATVVPGLLLMTIFCVINYFMCKKIPTIQVDPPLPAAERNREIRLAFRKGIWSLLMPLIILGGIYGGVTTPTESAAVAVAYSILVGFLIHRELKFKTLWKAFCASATTSGVICLMLFFVTILGRVYTMQQVPMKISEYLIGLSDNKYVILFMVNIFLIIIGMLMDDLSGTMLVAPLLMPLMLKIGVHPIHFAAILGTNLGLGNVTPPTAPILYLGGRIGNVPINAYIKPALVFMIVGHLPVILLTTYLPELSLWLPRLLMGIR
- the dctP gene encoding TRAP transporter substrate-binding protein DctP; this translates as MKNSRRLFVLLLAAAVLMAFFSVPAAAEPEYKWRLAQVHPVGSDYDTRAKEFARKVSERTNGRIHIDVFSGGVLGDWTETFEMLMRGSLEMNMAQANANFDPKLNLAYYFPYLVKDIEEAKKVYGKDGWAYKIVQDLWAAHNIKALAVIPLGMAGVSLKSKPASYADPEVHNNMKVRVMPIKPCEMTYEAMGYIATPIPYAETYSAIQTGIADGQMGGPPFQAWQFKDVNKVWIQYNDFFEPWWIAINLDLWNKLSEADQEILQTAALEESAIQWERAAAEDEKYRQKLKDEYGWEIVILSPEELDRIASHVRKAVWPKLEPLLGKELMDRIYQESGIPRP